The Candidatus Binataceae bacterium genome contains the following window.
CCCGCGTCGAGAAAGACGTGCCTCACCAAGCCACCGACGCCGAGGTCATCCAGGTCATCAAGCGCGAGCGCGCGCGGCGCGAGGAATCGCTCGAGTTCGCGCGCAAAGCGAACCGCGCCGATCTTATCGAGCAGAACGAGACCGAGGCGAAGGTTCTGGAATCGTATCTCCCCGCCGCCGCCTCAGCCGACGACGTGCGCGCCGCGATTGCCGAAGTTATCGCGGGCGGGGCGAACCAGATGGGTCCCGTGATGAG
Protein-coding sequences here:
- a CDS encoding GatB/YqeY domain-containing protein; its protein translation is MSLKQKLQEDLKAAMKSGEKLRTMALRGIISEVTRVEKDVPHQATDAEVIQVIKRERARREESLEFARKANRADLIEQNETEAKVLESYLPAAASADDVRAAIAEVIAGGANQMGPVMRALRDRFGAQLDGKIASDLAKEALAQK